Proteins encoded in a region of the Dorea longicatena genome:
- the gatC gene encoding Asp-tRNA(Asn)/Glu-tRNA(Gln) amidotransferase subunit GatC — protein MANKISDETIEYVGILAKLELSGQEKEDAKADMEKMLDYIDTLNELDTDGIEPMSHVFPVKNVFREDVVTNGDGSAETLANAPLEKDQSFKVPKTIG, from the coding sequence ATGGCAAACAAAATATCAGATGAGACCATAGAATACGTTGGTATTCTTGCAAAACTGGAATTATCCGGTCAGGAAAAAGAAGATGCCAAAGCAGATATGGAAAAAATGTTAGATTATATAGATACTTTAAATGAACTGGATACGGATGGAATCGAGCCAATGTCACATGTATTTCCGGTGAAGAATGTATTCCGGGAAGATGTCGTGACAAATGGAGACGGCAGTGCGGAGACACTGGCGAATGCACCGTTGGAAAAAGACCAGAGCTTCAAAGTACCAAAGACGATCGGATAG
- the aspS gene encoding aspartate--tRNA(Asn) ligase, with protein MEYLTGVKPKETKEISELLEQAEAGAKVKVNGAVHTIRDMGTVAFVILRKREGLLQCVYEEGSADFELKDIKEAATVEVEGVVEENEKAPNGIEIRMESVKILSEPEDEMMPLAISKWKLNTSLEAKLNYRSISLRNIRERAKFRIQEGLTRAFRDFLYSQEFTEIHTPKIGAKGAEGGANIFKLEYFHRPAVLAQSPQFYKQMMVGVFDRVFETAPVFRAEKHNTKRHLNEYTSLDFEMGYIDGFEDIMAMETGFLQYAMELLKKDYARELKVLGVELPDVSQIPAVKFADIKEIVAEKYNHKMRNPFDLEPEEEVLIGRYAKEEWGSDFVFVTHYPSKKRPFYAMDDPEDSRYTLSFDLLFRGLEITTGGQRIHDYKMLTDKIAARGMTEEGMEQYLATFKHGMPPHGGLGIGLERLTMQLLGEDNVRETTLFPRDLSRLEP; from the coding sequence ATGGAGTATTTAACAGGTGTAAAGCCAAAAGAGACAAAAGAAATCAGTGAATTACTGGAACAGGCAGAAGCAGGAGCAAAGGTAAAAGTCAACGGAGCAGTGCATACGATCCGTGACATGGGAACTGTTGCATTTGTGATCTTAAGAAAAAGAGAAGGTCTGCTTCAGTGTGTCTATGAAGAAGGCAGTGCTGATTTCGAACTGAAAGACATCAAAGAAGCAGCAACAGTCGAAGTAGAAGGCGTCGTAGAAGAGAATGAAAAAGCACCAAATGGAATTGAAATCCGTATGGAGAGCGTAAAAATCTTAAGTGAGCCGGAAGACGAGATGATGCCGCTTGCAATTTCAAAATGGAAATTGAATACATCTCTGGAAGCGAAATTAAACTACCGTTCCATTTCCCTTAGAAATATCCGGGAGCGTGCCAAATTCAGAATCCAGGAAGGACTTACAAGAGCATTCAGAGATTTCCTCTACAGTCAGGAATTTACAGAGATCCATACACCGAAGATCGGAGCGAAAGGAGCCGAGGGGGGAGCCAACATTTTCAAACTGGAATATTTCCACAGACCGGCAGTGCTGGCGCAGAGTCCACAGTTCTATAAGCAGATGATGGTCGGCGTATTTGACAGAGTATTTGAGACAGCTCCGGTATTCAGGGCAGAGAAACATAACACAAAGCGTCACCTGAACGAATATACCAGTCTTGATTTTGAAATGGGATATATTGATGGATTTGAAGACATCATGGCAATGGAGACAGGATTCCTCCAGTATGCGATGGAATTGCTGAAAAAAGATTATGCAAGAGAGTTAAAAGTATTGGGTGTTGAACTCCCTGATGTGAGTCAGATCCCGGCAGTGAAATTTGCAGATATCAAAGAAATTGTTGCAGAGAAATACAACCATAAGATGAGAAATCCATTCGACCTTGAGCCGGAAGAAGAAGTACTGATCGGACGTTATGCGAAAGAAGAGTGGGGAAGTGATTTTGTATTTGTTACACATTATCCATCCAAGAAGCGTCCATTCTATGCTATGGATGATCCGGAAGATTCAAGATATACATTAAGCTTTGACCTGTTGTTCAGAGGACTGGAGATCACGACAGGCGGACAGCGTATTCATGACTATAAGATGCTGACAGACAAGATTGCGGCAAGGGGAATGACAGAAGAAGGAATGGAACAGTATCTTGCGACATTTAAGCACGGAATGCCGCCACACGGAGGACTTGGAATCGGACTGGAACGTCTGACGATGCAGTTGTTAGGAGAAGACAACGTAAGAGAGACTACATTATTCCCAAGAGATTTAAGCAGACTGGAACCATAG
- a CDS encoding chorismate mutase, producing MTLEEVRAGIDAVDTQMKPLFLKRMECGKHVAEVKAQTGGDVFVLERELEIIEKRATDVDPEIQEEYKTFLRHLMSLCRKYEYELLPEMQEKVMTAALAAAGLTAETEHTQVKIGFTCPKETSDLNLFVNMTKLNGIQIDAMNLMTENGNQKVTMTLDGKITDAGMRCLLCQIGKEAEEFRILELISI from the coding sequence ATGACATTGGAAGAAGTACGTGCAGGTATTGATGCGGTGGATACACAGATGAAACCACTGTTTCTGAAACGCATGGAGTGTGGGAAACATGTAGCAGAAGTAAAAGCTCAGACCGGAGGAGATGTATTTGTTCTCGAAAGAGAACTTGAAATCATTGAAAAAAGAGCCACGGATGTGGATCCGGAGATTCAGGAAGAATATAAAACATTCCTGAGACACTTAATGAGCCTTTGCAGAAAATATGAATATGAATTATTACCAGAGATGCAGGAAAAAGTTATGACGGCAGCTCTGGCGGCAGCAGGACTGACAGCTGAGACCGAACATACACAGGTAAAGATTGGATTTACCTGCCCAAAAGAGACAAGTGATCTGAACCTGTTCGTGAACATGACAAAGTTAAATGGAATCCAGATTGATGCTATGAATCTGATGACAGAAAATGGGAATCAGAAAGTAACTATGACACTGGATGGTAAGATCACGGATGCGGGAATGCGGTGCTTGTTGTGTCAGATAGGGAAAGAGGCAGAGGAGTTCCGGATTTTAGAATTGATTTCTATTTAA
- a CDS encoding LysR substrate-binding domain-containing protein, producing the protein MLKYSSLQTGTLKLGMLWVGGYLNLPQLITDYHDRHPLVTCHLDVEGSKTLFHMLKARDLHAIFIIGSEKQLRNQSV; encoded by the coding sequence ATGTTAAAATACAGTTCTTTGCAGACAGGAACTCTGAAACTAGGCATGTTATGGGTTGGAGGTTATCTGAATCTTCCACAGCTGATCACGGATTATCATGACCGACATCCACTTGTCACCTGCCATCTTGATGTAGAAGGAAGCAAAACACTGTTTCATATGCTTAAAGCAAGAGATCTGCATGCAATCTTCATCATCGGTTCTGAAAAACAGCTGCGAAACCAGTCAGTCTGA
- a CDS encoding LysR family transcriptional regulator substrate-binding protein: MQSSSSVLKNSCETSQSDIVIQLVSNNLAIGFSSNSIAVRLKNPGCKIVPLEVTLSRPIYYVTHKDMLNYPTVHSFTDFIKDRFQPDKPIP, encoded by the coding sequence ATGCAATCTTCATCATCGGTTCTGAAAAACAGCTGCGAAACCAGTCAGTCTGATATTGTAATACAGCTTGTCTCCAACAATCTGGCCATTGGATTTTCTTCAAACTCAATTGCAGTCCGGTTAAAGAATCCGGGATGTAAGATCGTGCCGCTTGAAGTTACTTTATCAAGACCGATCTACTATGTAACACACAAAGATATGCTGAATTATCCGACCGTTCATTCCTTTACAGACTTTATAAAAGACAGATTTCAGCCAGATAAACCAATACCGTAA
- a CDS encoding chloride channel protein: MIKTLFKHISKYYKDTFVLAIAGVAVGVLVGLVDAAFGLGLNACTAIRTKYFWYLIWFLPLGGVFIWFIYHQFGKSVANGMKMVFHVGLGKNTKLPIRMVPLSVIGTWTTHLFGGSAGREGVAVQIGAAVSNNIGRLVDKTIDIENSRKMFLITGMAAGFSGLFCTPLAAIFFALEVLVAGKLEYHALIPATVASISAAFTSRALGLRKFHINILETLNYHPSTYNAVLLLKLAAMGLVFGIVGSLFALILRYLRLKFAFRFSSPVKKVLIMGSVVAILMMIFHQGRYSGTGSNLVALCFDGITDDIYAYDWILKMALTILTLSSGFIGGEVAPLFSIGSCLGYVLGPVFGFDPMFGAALGFASVFCSGSNTLLAAILVGVESFGYNMLPFFSVVCFVSFIFNFNNSIFTAQRVAFTHPVRHQRLKQRIAPKGN, from the coding sequence ATGATAAAAACATTGTTCAAACACATTTCAAAATACTACAAGGACACTTTTGTCCTGGCCATCGCAGGTGTTGCTGTCGGCGTCCTTGTCGGACTCGTTGATGCAGCATTCGGGCTGGGACTTAATGCCTGTACCGCTATCCGGACGAAATACTTCTGGTATCTGATCTGGTTCCTGCCTCTTGGCGGCGTCTTCATCTGGTTCATCTACCACCAGTTTGGCAAATCTGTCGCCAATGGTATGAAGATGGTCTTTCACGTCGGCCTTGGTAAAAACACCAAACTTCCAATCCGTATGGTGCCACTATCCGTCATCGGAACCTGGACAACACACCTGTTTGGAGGAAGTGCCGGACGAGAAGGTGTTGCTGTTCAGATTGGTGCGGCTGTTTCTAATAATATAGGACGTCTGGTTGATAAGACCATCGATATTGAGAACAGCCGTAAAATGTTCCTGATCACCGGTATGGCCGCCGGATTTTCTGGACTTTTCTGTACTCCGCTTGCTGCAATCTTTTTTGCATTGGAAGTACTGGTTGCCGGAAAACTTGAATATCATGCTTTGATTCCAGCAACGGTAGCCTCCATCAGCGCTGCATTTACATCCAGAGCACTCGGGCTTCGGAAATTCCATATTAATATACTGGAAACCTTGAATTACCACCCTTCTACCTACAATGCCGTTTTACTCTTAAAACTGGCTGCGATGGGACTGGTCTTTGGTATCGTTGGTTCTTTATTTGCTCTGATTCTTCGGTATCTGCGTTTAAAATTCGCTTTCCGTTTTTCTTCGCCTGTAAAAAAGGTTCTGATTATGGGATCTGTTGTCGCAATTCTTATGATGATCTTTCATCAGGGAAGATACTCCGGAACAGGCTCTAACCTGGTTGCTCTGTGCTTTGACGGTATTACAGACGATATATATGCTTATGACTGGATTCTTAAGATGGCTCTTACGATTCTGACACTTTCCTCCGGATTCATCGGCGGTGAAGTTGCACCTCTGTTTTCCATCGGTTCCTGCTTAGGATATGTACTTGGACCGGTATTCGGATTTGATCCGATGTTCGGTGCAGCTCTTGGATTCGCTTCCGTGTTCTGCAGTGGATCAAATACTTTGCTTGCAGCTATCCTGGTCGGCGTGGAAAGTTTCGGATATAATATGCTCCCATTCTTTTCGGTTGTATGTTTTGTATCGTTTATCTTTAACTTTAATAATTCGATCTTTACAGCACAGAGAGTTGCATTTACGCATCCTGTACGGCATCAGCGGTTGAAACAGCGGATTGCACCAAAGGGGAATTAA
- a CDS encoding phospho-sugar mutase encodes MYQEEYKRWLAADLEDADLKPELSKIEGNDDEIKERFAVALKFGTAGLRGVLGAGTNRMNIYVVRQATQGLANWVKTQGGTQTVAISYDSRLKSDVFAKTAAGVLAANGIKVRIYDALMPVPALSFATRYYNCNAGVMVTASHNPAKYNGYKAYGPDGCQMTDDAAAIVYEEIQKTDVLTGAKYMSFAEGVEEGLIRFVGDDCKRALYDAIESRQVRPGLCKTAGLKLVYSPLNGSGLVPVTQVLKDIGITDITIVPEQEYPNGYFTTCSYPNPEIFEALELGLNLAKESDADLMLATDPDADRVGIAMKCPDGSYELVSGNEVGVLLLDYICAGRIEKGTMPEKAVAVKSLVSTPLADAVAAHYGVELRNVLTGFKWIGDQIAQLEAAGEVDRFIFGFEESYGYLAGPYVRDKDAVIASMLICEMAAYYRSIGSSLKQRLEEIYAEYGRYLNKIDSFEFPGLSGMDKMSGIMQNLRENAPAEIAGYKVTEVTDYTKTEETGLPAANVLVYKLENNETVIVRPSGTEPKIKIYYTTLGNDLAEAQAEKDKLAEALKPIMA; translated from the coding sequence ATGTATCAGGAAGAATACAAACGCTGGCTTGCGGCAGATCTTGAAGATGCAGATCTGAAGCCGGAATTGTCAAAAATTGAGGGTAACGATGATGAGATCAAGGAACGTTTTGCGGTAGCACTGAAATTCGGAACAGCCGGACTTCGCGGAGTGCTCGGAGCAGGAACGAACCGTATGAATATTTATGTAGTACGTCAGGCAACACAGGGACTGGCTAACTGGGTAAAGACACAGGGCGGAACACAGACTGTAGCAATCAGTTATGACAGCCGTTTAAAGAGTGATGTATTTGCCAAGACAGCAGCAGGTGTACTTGCAGCAAATGGGATCAAAGTAAGAATCTACGATGCACTGATGCCTGTACCGGCACTTTCATTTGCAACACGTTATTATAACTGTAATGCAGGTGTTATGGTAACAGCTTCTCATAACCCGGCAAAATACAACGGATATAAAGCATACGGACCGGACGGATGTCAGATGACAGACGATGCGGCTGCAATCGTATACGAAGAGATCCAGAAGACAGACGTTCTGACCGGAGCAAAATATATGTCATTTGCAGAAGGTGTAGAAGAAGGACTGATCAGATTTGTAGGAGATGACTGCAAGAGAGCACTCTATGATGCGATCGAATCCCGTCAGGTTCGTCCGGGACTGTGTAAGACAGCCGGATTAAAACTGGTATACAGCCCATTAAATGGATCAGGTCTTGTTCCTGTAACACAGGTATTAAAAGATATCGGAATCACAGATATCACAATCGTTCCGGAGCAGGAATATCCAAATGGATACTTTACAACATGCAGCTATCCAAACCCAGAGATCTTTGAGGCACTGGAGCTTGGACTGAACCTTGCAAAAGAGTCAGATGCAGACCTTATGCTTGCAACTGACCCAGATGCAGACCGTGTAGGTATCGCTATGAAGTGCCCGGATGGATCTTATGAATTAGTAAGCGGTAACGAAGTCGGAGTACTTCTTCTGGATTACATATGTGCAGGACGTATCGAGAAAGGTACAATGCCTGAAAAAGCAGTAGCAGTCAAATCTCTCGTATCTACACCACTTGCTGATGCAGTAGCAGCTCATTACGGAGTAGAATTAAGAAACGTACTGACAGGATTCAAATGGATCGGAGACCAGATCGCACAGTTAGAGGCAGCAGGCGAAGTAGACAGATTCATCTTTGGATTTGAGGAAAGCTACGGATACCTTGCAGGACCATATGTACGTGACAAAGATGCCGTTATCGCATCTATGCTGATCTGTGAGATGGCAGCTTACTACAGAAGTATCGGCAGCTCTCTGAAACAGAGACTGGAAGAGATCTATGCAGAGTACGGACGTTACCTCAACAAGATCGACAGCTTTGAATTCCCTGGACTCAGTGGAATGGACAAGATGTCTGGAATCATGCAGAACCTGCGTGAGAATGCACCGGCAGAGATCGCTGGATACAAGGTAACAGAAGTAACAGATTATACTAAGACAGAAGAAACAGGACTTCCGGCAGCAAATGTATTAGTTTACAAGCTTGAGAACAATGAGACAGTTATCGTACGTCCTTCAGGAACAGAGCCTAAGATTAAGATTTACTACACAACACTTGGTAATGATCTTGCTGAGGCACAGGCTGAGAAGGACAAGCTTGCTGAGGCACTGAAACCAATCATGGCATAG
- a CDS encoding DUF4340 domain-containing protein: protein MKQKKTMLIMVVVLAVLLVLYGGLKAWNSHSDRQKKAKEDKEKVSLVDVKSLKSFAYESGGSKMSFTKENGEWVYDEDDGVRLNQSTIKSTTKEITGLTAVRKLSDPDEKSDYGLDSPDYTVTYAAKDGTKGTIQIGNAAGDNYYAMIEDSDAVYTISGTLVSDLVFDLSSLTENDTLPSISSGNLKKVEVTQNGKTTTYKKKKERAELAGGWGTISLTQCADYNVKDLAKYGLDEANRITVTATYKDSTSGDKKTCTVYVGNVNGDNRYVQLKDSNMVYEVGSSIVENMMSVDK from the coding sequence ATGAAACAGAAAAAGACAATGCTCATCATGGTGGTCGTGCTTGCTGTACTGCTGGTACTGTACGGAGGTCTGAAAGCATGGAACAGTCACAGTGACAGGCAGAAGAAGGCAAAAGAAGACAAAGAAAAAGTCAGCCTGGTAGATGTAAAGAGTCTGAAGTCATTTGCCTATGAAAGCGGCGGAAGTAAGATGAGCTTTACCAAAGAGAATGGCGAATGGGTATACGATGAGGATGACGGAGTACGTCTGAACCAGAGCACGATCAAGAGTACGACAAAAGAAATCACAGGACTTACGGCAGTCCGCAAGTTAAGTGATCCGGATGAAAAATCAGACTATGGACTGGATAGTCCGGATTACACTGTTACCTACGCAGCAAAGGACGGAACCAAAGGAACGATTCAGATTGGTAATGCGGCCGGAGACAATTATTATGCAATGATCGAGGATTCGGATGCGGTGTATACCATCTCAGGTACACTGGTATCGGATCTTGTATTCGACCTGTCATCTCTGACGGAGAATGACACACTGCCATCGATCAGCAGTGGAAACCTTAAGAAGGTAGAGGTAACACAAAACGGTAAGACTACGACTTATAAGAAAAAGAAAGAGCGGGCCGAACTGGCAGGCGGATGGGGAACCATCTCACTTACCCAGTGTGCAGATTATAATGTAAAAGATCTTGCAAAATATGGTCTGGATGAAGCAAACCGGATTACGGTAACGGCAACTTATAAGGATAGTACTTCAGGGGATAAGAAAACGTGTACTGTCTATGTTGGAAATGTAAATGGTGATAACCGTTATGTACAGCTTAAAGATTCCAATATGGTATATGAGGTCGGAAGTTCAATCGTAGAAAATATGATGTCGGTAGATAAATAA
- a CDS encoding GldG family protein, with translation MLEKIKKSFRSASSKNGSYSVGMIVLVICMVIVVNLIAGQLPENVKSIDISDNNIYGVSKTSKKVLNKLDKKVTFKIYAEKDSTDTRIKSFIKKYTALSDKISVKWIDPVLHPAALTKAGVDKNTIVISCKDTGKTKSVSFDDILVSDSYSYYTTGSSSASEFDGEGQFTSAINSVTSEQTEKIYYTTGHGEATFSDSVIKLFSKNNLTTDEVNLMMTGEIPDDCDLLFMDASSKDISDDEKTLLLNYLKKGGKVFIILGDSEDETPNLDEVLKEYGMQEADGYIADMQRSYQGNYYYIFPEITATDDLANNLESEMVLMINAHGLITTDPARDTITTTAFMQTSDNSYAVTEDKQEEGTYTLGAVATEQITSDDSSDSSSSKDSSSDATKTSRLTVISSESMIDSQITDTYTTLENLDLFMNAVTANFDKTKNVAIKAKSLEVSNNTMQHAGIISILTIFGIPLVILIYGFMRWWKRRKA, from the coding sequence ATGTTAGAAAAAATCAAGAAGTCATTCCGGAGTGCATCATCGAAAAACGGAAGTTACAGTGTGGGAATGATCGTACTTGTGATCTGCATGGTGATCGTTGTCAATCTGATCGCAGGTCAGCTTCCGGAGAATGTTAAGAGCATAGATATCAGTGATAACAACATTTACGGAGTATCAAAGACCAGTAAAAAGGTATTGAACAAACTGGATAAAAAAGTAACATTTAAAATCTATGCAGAAAAAGATTCGACAGATACAAGGATCAAATCATTCATTAAGAAATATACGGCGCTGTCCGATAAGATCAGTGTAAAATGGATCGATCCTGTTCTGCATCCGGCAGCACTTACGAAAGCGGGAGTCGATAAGAATACGATCGTAATCTCCTGTAAAGATACCGGAAAAACGAAATCCGTTTCTTTTGATGATATTTTAGTTTCGGATTCTTATTCCTACTATACGACAGGAAGCAGTTCTGCATCTGAATTCGACGGAGAAGGTCAGTTTACAAGTGCGATCAATTCGGTTACAAGTGAACAGACAGAGAAGATATATTATACAACAGGACACGGAGAAGCAACATTTTCAGATTCTGTGATAAAACTGTTCAGTAAGAATAATCTGACGACAGATGAAGTGAATCTGATGATGACAGGTGAAATTCCTGACGATTGTGATCTGTTATTTATGGATGCCTCATCAAAAGACATTTCCGATGATGAGAAAACATTACTTCTGAATTACCTGAAAAAGGGCGGAAAGGTATTTATCATTCTTGGAGATTCTGAGGATGAGACACCGAACCTGGATGAAGTACTGAAAGAATATGGTATGCAGGAAGCAGATGGTTACATTGCGGATATGCAGAGAAGCTACCAGGGCAACTACTATTATATCTTTCCTGAGATCACAGCAACAGATGATCTGGCCAATAATCTGGAATCAGAGATGGTACTGATGATCAATGCACACGGTCTGATTACAACAGATCCGGCAAGAGATACGATCACAACAACGGCATTTATGCAGACATCCGATAATTCTTATGCCGTGACAGAGGATAAGCAGGAAGAAGGAACCTATACACTGGGAGCAGTCGCAACCGAGCAGATCACATCCGACGATTCGTCCGACAGCAGTTCTTCCAAAGACAGCTCGTCTGATGCGACAAAGACCAGCCGTCTGACAGTGATTTCTTCTGAAAGCATGATCGATTCGCAGATTACAGATACGTATACAACACTGGAGAACCTGGACCTGTTCATGAACGCGGTGACAGCGAACTTTGACAAGACAAAGAACGTAGCAATCAAGGCAAAGAGCCTGGAAGTAAGTAACAACACGATGCAGCATGCGGGAATCATTAGCATCCTGACAATCTTCGGAATTCCGCTTGTAATTCTGATCTATGGATTCATGCGCTGGTGGAAGAGAAGAAAAGCGTAA
- a CDS encoding ABC transporter permease subunit, which translates to MRAIYKRELRSYFHSMIGYVFIAFLVAYTGIYFLAYNLNYGYPYFSYVLSGILFVYLVAIPILTMRCFAEDKKNKTDQMLLTAPVSLFEIVLGKYLAMVTITAVPCVIYLIFPLIIKAQGTAYIKVDYLAILVFFLLGCVYISIGMFVSSLTESVIIAAIGAFGILLLTYLWSGILNFIPSAAWANALAVAVLLTLVVLAVWNMTKNVVISGVLELIVLAGTLITYFVKKTVFESLLSTVLGKLELTEVFSNIADNHLLDVSGIILYLSLIVLFFFLTMQMIQKRRWS; encoded by the coding sequence ATGAGAGCCATCTATAAAAGAGAGTTAAGATCCTATTTTCATTCTATGATAGGATATGTATTTATCGCTTTCCTGGTAGCTTATACGGGAATCTATTTCCTGGCGTATAACCTGAACTATGGATATCCGTACTTTTCTTATGTATTGTCAGGGATTCTGTTCGTATACCTGGTAGCAATTCCGATCCTGACGATGCGTTGCTTTGCAGAAGATAAGAAGAATAAGACGGATCAGATGTTACTGACAGCACCGGTCAGCCTGTTCGAGATCGTGCTTGGAAAATATCTTGCAATGGTAACAATCACGGCTGTACCGTGTGTGATCTATCTGATCTTTCCACTGATCATTAAAGCGCAGGGGACGGCATACATTAAGGTAGACTATTTGGCAATCCTTGTGTTCTTCTTACTCGGATGCGTATATATTTCCATTGGAATGTTTGTCTCTTCATTGACAGAAAGTGTGATCATTGCGGCAATCGGCGCATTCGGTATCCTGCTTCTGACTTATCTCTGGAGCGGCATCCTGAACTTTATCCCTTCGGCAGCATGGGCAAATGCATTGGCAGTTGCGGTGTTGTTGACGCTGGTCGTACTTGCAGTCTGGAATATGACGAAAAATGTCGTGATCAGCGGGGTACTGGAGCTGATCGTACTGGCAGGAACACTGATTACTTACTTTGTAAAGAAAACAGTGTTTGAAAGTCTGCTTTCCACAGTACTTGGCAAACTGGAACTGACAGAAGTATTTTCCAATATTGCCGATAACCATCTTCTGGATGTGAGCGGGATTATATTGTACCTGTCGCTGATCGTCTTGTTCTTCTTTTTGACGATGCAGATGATTCAGAAGAGACGTTGGAGTTAG
- a CDS encoding ABC transporter ATP-binding protein, producing the protein MIEVKNLTKRYGDHLAVDHLNFTVESGKIYGFLGPNGAGKSTTMNIMTGYLGATEGQVLIDGHDILKEPEEAKKNIGYLPEIPPLYMEMTVREYLEFAAELKGIKKDKRESQIEEVIRLAKLRDVENRLIQNLSKGYKQRVGLAQAVLGFPEIIILDEPTVGLDPKQIIEIRELIRKLAKKHTVILSSHILAEVREVCDYIMIISGGKLVASDTTENLENMMSGKGQIEVEAKASRDEMDHIIRRTGKIKEVKYRTSASSITTAQIIAKGGEDIREELFLAFSHADVPMLTLNQSKTTLEEIFLELTQGSGNRMIKEEK; encoded by the coding sequence TTGATAGAAGTAAAGAATCTTACCAAACGTTATGGTGACCATCTGGCGGTAGATCATCTGAATTTCACCGTAGAATCCGGTAAAATCTATGGATTCTTAGGACCAAACGGTGCAGGAAAATCTACGACCATGAACATCATGACCGGTTACCTGGGAGCTACAGAAGGACAGGTGCTGATCGACGGACATGACATTTTGAAAGAGCCTGAAGAGGCCAAGAAGAATATCGGCTATCTGCCGGAAATCCCGCCATTATATATGGAAATGACGGTGCGGGAATATCTGGAATTTGCCGCTGAATTAAAAGGAATTAAGAAAGACAAAAGAGAATCGCAGATAGAAGAGGTTATAAGACTTGCCAAATTAAGAGATGTAGAAAACCGGCTGATCCAGAACCTGTCAAAAGGTTATAAACAAAGAGTCGGGCTTGCACAGGCAGTTCTGGGATTTCCGGAGATTATCATCCTGGATGAGCCGACGGTAGGTCTTGACCCGAAGCAGATCATAGAGATCCGTGAACTGATCCGCAAGCTTGCGAAGAAACATACCGTAATCCTGAGTTCCCATATTCTTGCGGAAGTAAGGGAAGTCTGCGATTATATCATGATCATATCAGGAGGAAAGCTGGTTGCCAGTGATACGACCGAGAATCTGGAGAATATGATGAGTGGCAAAGGTCAGATCGAGGTGGAAGCAAAGGCTTCCAGGGATGAGATGGATCATATTATCCGCCGGACAGGAAAGATCAAAGAAGTAAAATACCGCACCAGTGCGAGCAGCATTACAACTGCACAGATTATAGCAAAAGGCGGGGAAGATATCAGAGAAGAGTTATTCCTTGCATTTTCCCATGCAGATGTACCGATGCTTACCCTGAATCAGAGTAAGACAACACTGGAAGAGATATTCCTGGAGCTGACACAAGGGTCAGGCAATAGAATGATAAAGGAGGAGAAGTAA